One region of Solanum pennellii chromosome 6, SPENNV200 genomic DNA includes:
- the LOC107022649 gene encoding ABC transporter A family member 2-like — protein MAMELRQRGFSLFWQQTIALLKKNFLLSMRSKRATFLQLFSSLFFLGLLFGIQKGMDFRSKHPSTIRAVNDPQPLTNPPIPPCEHKFFIKHPCYDFVWSGSGNKRIESIVSGILANNPGRPIPSTKVKSFGTKDDLNNWLLSDPMRTPGALHFVERNATVISYGVVTNSSTYIKVPRASEDRTFKFQLPLQLAASREIARSLLGDSKFSWNVGLKEFARPAIEDPEAGDSFQDSSFGNIFSQIFFYAVSMFGFVFQISTMVLEKELKLRQAMTVMGLFDSAYWCSWLLWEGIMTFLSSLLIVLFGMMFQLHLFLKNSFLIVLLLFFLFQLNMVGFAFLISNFIRKSASTTSASFAIFVIGCGTQAFAGMLYGSTDHKTRYRRILWSFFPPNPFSGGLVTLLYGVEHGGISWSKPSPSDDSSCYSMLHYYRWLIATFFLWLVLAIYLDNILPNSAGVRKPFYYFLKPGYWTGRGEEKFKENTLCCGSGSSPPNDSFSQDDEDVLDEENRVKQQVKEGNVDPNVAVQLQDLYKMYSRTINFSCHSCCLLCCYCRCKIKKPFKAVQGLWLNLEKDQLFCLLGPNGAGKTTVISCLTGIISVTRGNALIYGNSVRSSVGISNIRKLIGVCSQFDTLWDALSGQEHLELFATIKGLSRTSKRSEAKKLLADVKLDDVAEVRAGSYSGGMKRRLSLGIALIGDPKVLFLDEPTTGMDPITRRHIWSVIEAAKQGRSIVLTTHSMEEADILSDRIGIMARGRLRCIGTSTLLKSRFGAGFIAKISFSKVANDVNVMENTIDSKYHEAVKEFFRQRIDVTPKDEDKSFLTFIIPHEKERLLENFFAELDNRKTEFGILNIQIGLSTLEEVFLSIAKKAELEAAASEGTIKPLILPSGTTLQVPVGSKYVEIPGTISAENPRGLMVEVYWEQDDHGNLCISGHSDETPVPPNLQISTSRLVTAKPRA, from the exons ATGGCAATGGAGTTGCGGCAAAGAGGATTTTCTCTGTTTTGGCAACAAACAATTGCTTTACTGAAGAAGAATTTTTTGCTATCAATGAGAAGCAAAAGAGCCACATTTCTTCAGTTGTTTTCATCGTTGTTCTTCTTAGGTCTTTTATTTGGAATCCAAAAAGGTATGGATTTTCGCTCTAAACATCCTTCCACCATCCGTGCAGTCAATGATCCTCAGCCTCTTACGAATCCTCCGATACCGCCGTGTGAACACAAGTTCTTTATTAAACATCCGTGTTATGACTTTGTGTGGAGTGGAAGTGGCAACAAAAGAATTGAATCCATTGTTTCTGGAATTTTAGCTAATAATCCAGGTCGACCTATTCCTTCTACCAAg gTCAAGTCATTTGGCACAAAAGATGATTTGAACAATTGGCTTCTCAGTGATCCAATGCGTACCCCGGGAGCTTTGCATTTTGTGGAACGAAATGCCACAGTTATAAGTTATGGTGTAGTAACAAATTCTTCTACGTACATTAAAGTTCCAAGGGCATCTGAAGATCGAACATTCAAATTCCAACTTCCCCTTCAACTAGCTGCATCAAGAGAAATTGCGAGGTCATTGCTTGGAG ATTCAAAGTTCAGCTGGAATGTTGGTCTCAAGGAATTTGCGCGTCCTGCAATAGAAGATCCTGAAGCTGGAGACTCATTTCAAGATTCTTCATTTGGTAATATTTTCAGTCAAATATTCTTCTATGCAGTATCTATGTTCGGCTTCGTATTCCAGATTAGCACAATGGTTCTCGAGAAGGAGCTCAAACTTCGCCAG GCAATGACTGTGATGGGACTTTTTGATTCTGCTTATTGGTGTTCGTGGCTTCTATGGGAGGGAATTATGACATTCCTTTCATCACTCCTCATAGTTCTTTTTGGAATGATGTTTCAGCTTCACCTTTTCTTGAAAAACAGCTTTTTGATTGTTCTACTTCTGTTCTTTCTTTTCCAATTGAACATG GTTGGTTTTGCCTTCTTAATATCAAACTTCATCCGCAAGTCCGCTTCAACTACCTCCGCTAGCTTTGCCATATTTGTAATTGGTTGTGGGACTCAG GCATTTGCAGGGATGCTCTATGGTAGCACAGATCATAAAACCAGATATAGAAGAATACTTTGGTCCTTCTTTCCGCCCAATCCCTTTTCAGGAGGTCTGGTTACTTTATTATATGGAGTGGAACATGGTGGGATCAGCTGGAGTAAGCCATCTCCGAGTGACGATTCATCCTGCTATTCTATG CTCCATTACTATCGATGGCTCATCGCGACATTCTTCCTGTGGCTTGTTTTGGCTATCTACCTTGACAATATCCTACCGAACTCAGCAGGTGTACGGAAAcccttttattattttctgAAACCTGGATATTGGACAGGAAGAGGTGAAGAAAAGTTTAAAG AAAATACCCTATGTTGTGGTTCTGGTTCTTCGCCTCCAAATGACAGTTTTTCGCAAGATGATGAAGATGTTCTTGATGAGGAAAACAGGGTGAAACAACAAGTGAAGGAAGGCAATGTTGATCCAAATGTTGCTGTTCAACTACAAGACCTTTATAAGATGTATTCTCGGACAATAAACTTTAGTTGCCATTCTTGTTGCCTTCTCTGTTGCTATTGTAGATGCAAGATTAAGAAACCCTTTAAGGCTGTCCAG GGACTGTGGTTAAATCTTGAGAAGGATCAATTGTTCTGTCTCCTCGGACCAAATGGAGCTGGAAAAACAACTGTAATTAGTTGCTTGACTGGTATAATTTCAGTCACTCGGGGAAATG CACTAATCTATGGAAACTCTGTTCGAAGTTCGGTTGGTATCTCCAACATAAGAAAGCTGATTGGAGTCTGCTCACAG TTTGACACACTTTGGGATGCATTATCTGGACAAGAGCACCTTGAACTTTTTGCCACCATCAAAGGCTTATCCCGAACATCAAAAAGATCA GAAGCTAAAAAATTGTTGGCTGATGTGAAGCTCGATGATGTCGCCGAAGTGAGAGCAGGAAGCTACAGTGGTGGAATGAAACGTCGCCTCAGTTTAGGAATAGCATTGATTGGAGATCCAAAAGTTCTCTTTTTAGATGAACCA ACAACAGGTATGGATCCTATAACTCGGAGGCATATCTGGAGTGTAATTGAGGCTGCAAAGCAAGGGCGTTCTATTGTTCTGACAACACATTCTATGGAGGAAGCTGATATTTTATCAGATCGCATTGGAATTATGGCAAGGGGTAGACTTCGTTGCATTGGAACATCAACCTTGCTGAAGTCTCGATTTGGTGCTGGATTTATAGCTAAGATTAGCTTCAGTAAAGTTGCTAATGATGTAAATGTCATGGAAAATACAATAGACAGCAAGTATCATGAGGCTGTCAAAGAGTTCTTCAGACAG CGTATAGATGTCACACCAAAAGATGAAGATAAATCCTTCTTGACTTTCATCATCCCTCATGAGAAAGAGAGACTACTCGAA AATTTCTTTGCAGAGCTAGACAACAGAAAAACGGAGTTTGGCATATTAAATATCCAAATCGGTCTCTCAACGCTTGAAGAAGTGTTCTTGAGTATTGCAAAGAAGGCAGAGCTAGAAGCGGCTGCATCAGAGGGAACTATCAAGCCATTGATTTTACCATCAGGAACTACACTTCAA GTACCTGTAGGATCAAAATATGTGGAGATCCCAGGCACAATTTCCGCGGAGAATCCTCGAGGACTTATGGTTGAAGTTTATTGGGAGCAGGATGATCATGGCAATCTCTGCATTTCAGGCCATTCAGATGAAACTCCAGTTCCACCTAATCTTCAAATATCAACTTCCCGTTTAGTTACTGCCAAGCCAAGAGCATAA
- the LOC107021609 gene encoding uncharacterized protein LOC107021609, which yields MDDSAKDQSSSVSAKAKQSSSSKLLRYPLRSTSKSKEEKLPLTDSSNSSASARVRPASSVSKSVAALPLSGKEKSVKPPRRLSVPSKSIVSPASRPLGIITKEPKKIGKPISETRAKRSSSNQGKSDTPQSNVSKSSNRKKYDLISSASYWLSQIKLSESAAKHSISLGLFRLALEAGSEPLQRLRDELKSYVQRYALVELEEPVKQLFDSYNILQISEQLQVSETCSHVPSDNDVHSSSSVANNERLQTKVLNKDSTKAAQVKEPTKQQPSKVGTTPRTRNSVNKIVAAAKSISPKTGGRTTKEKLQKPVKPEPNKAKVMKRQGKRSAQGEGPVDACISEKVLEEDKENLDAPQTEVIST from the exons ATGGACGATTCCGCTAAAGATCAATCCTCCTCTGTTTCTG CAAAGGCTAagcaatcatcatcatcaaagcTTCTGCGGTATCCGTTGCGATCGACCTCTAAATCGAAGGAAGAGAAGTTGCCTCTGACTGATTCCTCCAACTCTTCTGCTTCTGCGAG GGTAAGACCTGCATCAAGTGTCAGTAAGAGTGTTGCTGCCCTTCCCCTCTCTGGGAAGGAAAAATCAGTGAAGCCTCCAAGAAGGCTGTCTGTTCCCTCCAAGTCAATTGTCAGCCCTGCTTCTAGACCACTTGGTATTATAACCAAGGAACCAAAAAAAATAGGCAAACCCATTTCTGAGACTAGAGCAAAGAGATCTTCTAGTAACCAAGGAAAATCGGATACACCACAATCAAATGTTTCAAAGTCCtcaaatagaaagaaatatgaCCTTATATCGTCAGCTTCCTATTGGCTATCACAGATTAAGCTTTCTGAATCTGCTGCTAAGCATTCAATTTCCCTGGGCTTGTTCAGACTTGCTTTGGAGGCTGGCTCTGAG CCTCTTCAGCGTCTGAGAGATGAGCTGAAATCTTATGTGCAACGATATGCCCTTGTTGAACTTGAGGAGCCTGTGAAACAATTGTTTGATAGCTATAACATCCTCCAAATATCTGAGCAGTTGCAAGTTTCTGAGACTTGTTCTCATGTGCCATCTGATAATGACGTTCATAGCTCTTCTTCTGTTGCAAACAATGAGAGACTGCAAACCAAAGTCTTGAACAAAGACTCTACTAAAGCTGCACAAGTGAAAGAACCAACCAAGCAGCAGCCTTCAAAAGTTGGAACCACTCCTAGGACCCGGAATTCTGTAAACAAAATTGTTGCAGCTGCGAAATCTATATCACCAAAAACTGGAGGTCGTACCACAAAAGAGAAACTTCAAAAACCTGTTAAGCCAGAACCAAATAAGGCTAAGGTGATGAAAAGACAGGGAAAGAGATCTGCTCAAGGAGAAG GGCCTGTCGATGCCTGCATTTCAGAGAAAGTCCTGGAAGAAGATAAGGAAAATCTG GATGCTCCACAAACAGAAGTGATTAGCACCTAA